GGACGGCGATGTTGTGCTGGAACCTGCCTTCACCTTTCATGGCTTTCGCTATGTGGAAATTCGAGGTCTGGAAGCTGCGCTGCCGCCCGAAGCGGTTACAGGCATCATGATGCAGGCTGACGTGCCGATTACGGCGCATTTTGAAAGTTCCAATCCGCTGTTAAACCAGCTTGCCCATAATATTGCCTGGGGATTGAAAGGTAATTATCTGGAGGCTCCCACCGATTGTCCGCAGCGTGATGAACGGCTGGGCTGGACCGGCGACGCACAATTCTTCATGCCCACTGCCCTGTATACGGCGGGCATAGGCGCGGTCTTTAATAAGTGGCGCGTCGATCTGATCGAGGACGGTCAATTGGAAAACGGCAGTTTTCCCCATGTCGCTCCTGACGTTATTTTCTCGGGCGGAGCGGTGGCGTGGGGAGATGCTGCGATGATCTGCCCTTGGCTCTACTACCAGTTTTATGGTGACAAGAGTATTATTGAGCGCCACTATGACCGCCTTATAAAAGGCATGGATTTCTTGGAAAGTACGAGCAGCAATTATATCCGTAAAGACCTTGGTTTCGGCGATTGGCTCAACCTTGGCGGCGGCGCAAAAGATGAAGTTATTTGCACGGCCTATTTTGCCTATTTGGCAGATATCATGTCGCAGATGGCAGATGTTATCGGCCGTCGTGAAGAGGCGGCTCGCTACGCGGCGCTCCATCAGACGATACGCCAAACCTTTATCGATAATTTTGTTGATGAGGAAGGCCGCATTCTGGAAAGCAGTCAGACCGGTTACGCCTTGGCTTTTGCTTTTGATCTGATCCCTGAAGACTTACGCGAAAAAGCGGCTGAAAATTATCTGAAAGAAATCGAGCGCTTCGATGGTCATCTGGCGACAGGCTTCATTGGAACGCCGCGCCTGCTGCCCACGCTGAGCTTGGCAGGACATGACGATGTGGCTTACAGTTTGCTCATGAATACGGATTATCCGTCGTGGTTGTTTCAGGTGATCCAAGGCGCTACGACCATGTGGGAACGGTGGAACGGGTGGACCCCCGACGAAGGCTTCTCCGATTCAAGGATGAATTCCTTCAACCACTATGCCTTTGGTGCCGTGGGAGAATGGCTGTACAGCCGAATTGCAGGTATACGTTTGGAGACCCCCGGCTTTAAACGAATTCGCATTGAACCGGTACCGGGCGGCGGGTTGACCAATGCCTCCATGCTGTATCAGTCCATACGGGGTACCATCTTGTCGTCGTGGCGGATTGAAGATGGACAATTCTTTTTGGATGTGGACATACCCGCCAATACGACGGCAACTGTGCGTATTCCCACATCGGATGCCGACGGCGTGATGGAAGGCGGCGAGAGTCTAGATAGCGTGGGCATTGTGAAAGAGAGCAGCGATGCGGAAAGTATTTCTTTTCACATTGGCTCCGGAAAATATCGTTTCCAAGCGGCGCTTTGATAGGAAGCGTGTAGAATGCTAGGGAGCGATAGATGGTCGCGCCTGTGTGAGATTAACGGATCATTTCTTCGTTGGAGTCGGTGCCTTCCGAGGGCTGTTTTTTCCAAAACATGCGTCGGAAACAAAAGATGTTCAGTGCGAAGATAATGATCCAGATGGAACCCATAAAGAGCCACGATAGGGTGGTCATGATGCTTCCTCCTCGACGGTGGGGAGCTCGTCATCAAGCGTGCTGTTATGGTTGCGCCATGCATAGCGCACGGCTGCGATGAGCGCCAATGCCGTGCCGATAATCATGATCCGTGCCAGCCACAGGTAGGGTTGGGATTGTGCTTCCACATTTTTCATGAGCAAGCGTGCCAACAATCCATCGTAGGCATACCAGATTAAGAGAAGCGCCATGAAGGTGGGGGTGATGTATTTCATGATGTAGAAAAAGATGCGGGGCACACGAAGATCTGCGCCCAGGTGCATTTCTTTCCAGCCTTTGCTCATGCCGAAGATCCAGGAAAAGATAACGGTTTCGATGGCGGCGAAGAGTACGAGCCCAAAGTCGCCCACCCAATAATCGATTTCGTCGAGTACGCCGCGGTGCATAAACAAAACGACGGGCTGCATGATGATGAACACGCTTACCGCGATGAATTTCACGCCCTGTTCGCGGGTGAGCCGTAGCTCTTCTTCCAGAAAAACGAGGAGGGGTGTAAACATGGCCATGGATGAGGTTAAGCCTGCGAGGAACAAAAGCAAAAACCACAGGGTCCCGAAAAACTGTCCTGCAGGCATTTGTTGGAATATGACGGGCAGCGCAAAGAAGCCTAGGGAGAAGGTTCCTTCCTGTGCGATGGTTTGCGCTTGGGCAACACCAAAAAAGAGGACTGCTGCCGGTATGGCAATGGTCCCGCCCAAAATGACTTCTGCGAATTCGTTGGTGGCGCAGGCGCTCAATCCGCTCAGGACGATATCGTGTTTTTTTCTCAAATAACTGGCGTAGGTGTGAATCATGCCCAGCCCCACGCTGAGCGTGAAAAAGACTTGCCCTGTGGCTGCGATCCACACGTCAGAAGAGAAAAGGGTGCTCCAGTCGTCAATGTGCCAAATCTGACCCAGTCCCACGCCGATGCTGCGCCCCTCCATAGGGGGGAGCGTCAAGACGCGGATGGCAAGGATGATACCAATAAAGAGGAGCAGGGGCATGCAATATTTCGCTACAATTTCAATGCCCCGCGAGATGCCGCGGCTGAAGACAATCACGTTGACCGCAAAGGTGATGAGAAAAAACAGATAGGATTGGGGGTTAAACGCGAAGAAGCCATCCTTCATACCAAGGTAATTGGAAAAAACGGTTTTCATTTCGCCGTGGCTTGTTTGACCCCAGTAACTGCCGGTCATGGTTTGCCAAGCGTATCCAAGGGACCACGATTCAATGTAAATGTAATAGACGCCGACCATGGCGGGCAGGAGTATGCCGAAAATACCTAAGTATTTGGCTGCGGGATGGCGCCAGAGGCGGTGGAACATGCCGGGCGTACTGCCATGACCGTATCCGCCGCCATAGCGGCCGATGGACCATTCCATCCACATGAGGGGTATGCCCAATAAGGTCAATGCGCATAAGTAGGGGATCATAAAAGCGCCGCCGAACTGTGCCGCTTTTCCGGGGAACCGCAAAAAGTTGCCGAGCCCTACGGCATTTCCGGCCATGGCCATGATCAGGCCGAAACGGGTTGCCCATCCGTCATGGCGTCGCTGCTTCATCCTCTTCTCTCCATGAATACTCCTTGGTGTTGCGCTTTATATTTTTTCGTCACTCCCCTTATGCATCATCGTGAGCAACACACAGTCCCTATTGGTGAATCGATATATTTCCAAAGAGCGGATCATCGTTTCCTTTTTTTCAAGCATACCAAAATCCCGGACTCCGCTTAAAGGGAAGTTTTAGAAGCGGATGGTATTGCCCGGGAATGCGACCAAACTGACTTCCACATTCACATCAAATCCGGATTCGCGGTCTCGGAAACGGAGCGCCGTTTCCAGACAATCAAAGGCGTGCCGAATTTCATAGGTTTGGTTGCGCATATAATTATCTTTGATATTGTAGATATGTTCGAAGCCGATTGCCCAAGTATCACTTAGTTTATAGCCCATGCCGTACAAAATTTCTTGATTGTAAATTTCACCCCGTGTATCGGTATAGGCGAATCCTAGACGGCCGGATACTTTACCGCCCAAGGGGGTCTTATCGTAGTAGACCTGCGTCAACAACCTGGAGAAGTCGGCAT
This genomic window from Candidatus Hydrogenedentota bacterium contains:
- a CDS encoding sodium-dependent transporter translates to MKQRRHDGWATRFGLIMAMAGNAVGLGNFLRFPGKAAQFGGAFMIPYLCALTLLGIPLMWMEWSIGRYGGGYGHGSTPGMFHRLWRHPAAKYLGIFGILLPAMVGVYYIYIESWSLGYAWQTMTGSYWGQTSHGEMKTVFSNYLGMKDGFFAFNPQSYLFFLITFAVNVIVFSRGISRGIEIVAKYCMPLLLFIGIILAIRVLTLPPMEGRSIGVGLGQIWHIDDWSTLFSSDVWIAATGQVFFTLSVGLGMIHTYASYLRKKHDIVLSGLSACATNEFAEVILGGTIAIPAAVLFFGVAQAQTIAQEGTFSLGFFALPVIFQQMPAGQFFGTLWFLLLFLAGLTSSMAMFTPLLVFLEEELRLTREQGVKFIAVSVFIIMQPVVLFMHRGVLDEIDYWVGDFGLVLFAAIETVIFSWIFGMSKGWKEMHLGADLRVPRIFFYIMKYITPTFMALLLIWYAYDGLLARLLMKNVEAQSQPYLWLARIMIIGTALALIAAVRYAWRNHNSTLDDELPTVEEEAS